GCGCCGGTGTGCCATATCAGCTATTTCGAAGCGGATGCGTTTGCACGCTGGGCCGGTGCACGCCTGCCGACCGAAGTGGAATGGGAGACGATGGCGGCGGGGTTACCCGTACGCGGGAACCTTCAGGATAGCGGGGTGTTCCAACCTCGTGCCGCATCCTTTGAAACACAACTCGGCCAGATGTACGGCGACTGTTGGGAATGGACGATGAGCCCTTATGTCAGTTATCCGGGCTTTCGTCCGCTCGATGGTGCGTTGGGCGAATACAACGGAAAGTTTATGAATGGGCAATGGATCCTCCGCGGCGGTTCCTGTGCCACGCCCGCTGATCATGTGCGTGCGACCTACCGCAACTTTTTTCCGCCCCACGCCCGTTGGCAGTTTTCGGGGCTACGACTTGGAAACGATCGATGAGCGCTCAACCGAATGACATCCGCCTGGATGATCGCCACCCGGATATCGAAGACACCCTGCATACCGTTCGCCGCGGCCTCGCTGCCAAGCCGAAGAAACTGCCATCCCGCCTGTTCTACGATGAGCGCGGATCGGCGCTGTTCGAGGCGATCTGCGAGCAGCCTGAGTATTACCTGACACGCACTGAGATCGCGATCATGCGCGATCACGCAGGAGACATCGCGCAGGCGCTCGGACCTGATGTGCGCCTGGTCGAGTACGGCAGTGGCAGTGGTATCAAGACGCGCATGTTGCTTGAGCACCTTGAGACGCCTGTCGCTTACGTACCGGTAGAGATTTCGCGCACGGCCTTGATGGAGAGTGTCGCTGAGCTGGCCAACCAGTTCCCACACGTGCCCATGCAGCCGGTCTGTGCCGACTTTACCCAGCCTTTGCGCCTGCCCGTGGCGGCGCGTTCGCCGCGCCGCACGGTGATCTATTTTCCCGGCTCTACGATCGGTAATTTCGAAACCAAGGAAGCGATCAAGATCCTCCGCCAGATGCGCGCTGAAATGAGCGATGGCGGCGGCATTATCGTCGGCGTGGATCTGAAGAAGGATCCGGCGCAGATCGAGGCCGCCTATAACGATGCGGCGGGCGTCACGAGGGATTTCACCCTCAACATGCTGGTGCGTCTGAACCGGGAGATCGGCACCGATTTCGACGTGGGCGCGTTCCGCCATCGTGCGCGCTACAACGCGCTTGCCGGCCGCATTGAAACGACGTTGGTAAGCACGAAGCGGCAGGATGTGCACGTGGGGCACGATGTGTTCCCGTTCCGCGAGGACGAGGCCATGCAGGTCGAGTACAGCTGCAAGTACTCGCTGGAAGATTTTGCCCAGATGGCCGGGAAGGCTGGCCTGTCGGTGGCCCAGGTCTGGATGGACGCCGACAAACGCTTCAGCGTGCAGTACCTGGTGCGCTCCACGCCCACGGTCTGATGCAACACCTGTAGGAGCGCGCTTGCGCGCGATGGAGGTTCCGTCGAGAACCCATCGCGCGCAAGCGCGCTCCTACAGGTCCACCGGTTACGTCGGGCGCCTCGCACCCAGCGACACCAGCGTTTCCTGCGCCGTGCGGATGCGCTCGGCGCTGCCGGGCAGCTCCATGATCACGCGCAGCTTGTCCTGCCCATCCATCTTGAAGATGCGCGGCTGTTGCTGGATCAGGCGGATGAGTGCCACCGGATCGATATCCGGCTTTTCACGGAACGTGATGCGCCCGCCATTAGGGCCGAAATCGACCTTGCGAATACCCAACGGCGTGGCCATCAACTTCAGCTGGGCCACGGCGAACAGGCACTTGGCCTGGTCGGGCAGCAGCCCGAAGCGATCGATCATTTCCACCTGCAGCTCGCGCAGGCCCTCGTCGTTACGTGCGCTGGCGATGCGCTTGTACAGGGTCAGGCGGGTGTGCACGTCAGGCAGGTAATCGTCGGGGATCAGCGCCGGCAGGTGCAGTTCGACTTCGGTCTCGTGTTCCGAGGTGAGATCGAAGTCAGGGATCTTGCCCGAGCGCAATGCACGCACCGCGCGATCCAGCAGCTCGGTGTAGAGGCCAAAGCCGATCTCCTGGATCTGGCCGGATTGTTCCTCGCCCAGCATTTCGCCCGCGCCACGGATCTCGAGATCGTGGGTCGCGAGGGTGAAGCCGGCACCCAGCTCCTCGAGTGAGGCCAGCGCTTCGAGGCGCTTCTCGGCATCGGGGGTCATCGCCTTGCGGTCGGGCACGATCAGGTAAGCATATGCGCGGTGGTGCGAACGGCCCACGCGGCCACGCAGCTGGTGCAGCTGTGCCAGGCCGAAGCGATCGGCGCGATTCACGATAATGGTGTTGGCGGTCGGGATGTCGATACCCGACTCGATGATGGTGGTCGACACCAGCACGTTGAACCGCTGGCGGTGGAAATCCGCCATGACCTGTTCCAGTTCGCGCTCCGGCATCTGGCCGTGGGCCACGCGGATGCGTGCTTCGGGAATGAGTTCACCCAGTTCGCGGGCCTGGCGCTCGATCGATTCCACTTCGTTGTGCAGGAAATACACCTGGCCGCCACGGGCCAGCTCGCGCTGGATCGCCTCGCGGACGAGGGCTGGCTGCCAGGTTGAGATCAGCGTGCGCACGGCCGTGCGGTGCGCCGGTGGCGTGGCGATGATGGAGAGGTCGCGCAAGCCGCTCATGGCCATGTTCAGGGTGCGCGGGATCGGCGTCGCGGTGAGGGTGAGCAGGTCCACCTCGGCGCGCAGCTTCTTCAACTGCTCCTTCTGGCGCACGCCAAAGCGCTGCTCTTCATCGACGATGACCAGGCCCAGGTTCTTGAAGCGGATATCGGGCTGCAGCAGCTTGTGCGTGCCGACCATGACATCCACCTGGCCATCGGCCAGGCGCTCCAGCGCGTTATCCACTTCCTTCTTCGATTTGAAGCGGGAGAGGACCTCCACGCGCACCGGCCAGTCGGCGAAGCGATCCGCGAAGTTGCGATAGTGCTGCTGCGCGAGCAGGGTGGTCGGTACCAGCACGGCCACCTGCTTGCCGGCGGTGGCGGCGGCGAACGCGGCGCGCAGCGCGACCTCGGTCTTGCCGAAGCCCACGTCACCGCAGACCACGCGATCCATGGCACGCGGCGCGGCCAGGTCGACGATCACGGCATCGATCGCCCGTTGCTGGTCGGCCGTCTCCTCGAACGGGAAGGTGGCGGCGAACTCTTCGATCATCTGCCGATCCACCGACAGCGCCTCGCCCACCTTGTTTTCGCGCTGGGCGTAGATCGCCAGCAGCTCGGCGGCCACGTCGCGGACCTTCTCGGCGGCCTTCTTGCGGGCGCGTTCCCAGGCATCGCCACCCAGCGAATGCAATGGCGCCAGTTCGGGTGCGGTGCCGGTGTAGCGGCTGACCAGGCCCAGCTGCGCCACGGGCACGTACAGCTTGTCGCCCTTGGCGTATTCAATGGTGAGGAACTCACCCGGCATGTCGCCGACATCCAGGGTCAACAGGCCCTGGTAGCGGCCCACGCCATGGTCGATATGCACGATGGGCGAGCCGATCTGCAGCTCGGTCAGGTCCTTGATGATGCTTTCGGGATCGCGCGCCGCGCCGACGCGTTTGCGTCGCTCGGTGCGCACGCGCTCGCCGAACAATTCGCGCTCGGTCAGCACGGTGAGTGCGGGCTCGTTCAAGGCAAAGCCCTGTTCGAGCGATGCCACGCTGATGGCGAATTTTTCATCGCCAGCGAGGAACGTTTTCCAGCTCTCGGTGTTCACCGGCTTCATGCCTGCGCCGGCGAGCTGCTCGATCAGCGCTTCGCGGCGGCCTGCCGAATCGGCGGCGATCAGCGTGCGGCCGGGGTAATGGGCAAGGAAATGGCGCAGCGCCGTGCCAGGCTCTTCGCCCTTGCGGTTGAGCGGCAGCTCGGGGGCCGGCTGCGTGCCCAGGTCCACGGCGTGTTCGTGGCCTTTCTCGACGACATCGATGCGGACCTGCTTGTTCAGCTGTTCGCGCAGGTTGTCCGGTGGAAGGTAGATCTCCGCGGGCGGCAGCACCGGGCGTTCGATATCGTGCGCGCGCTGGTCGTAGCGGTCGCCCACCTGTTGCCAGAAGGCAGCGGCGGATTCGAGCACGCCTTCGCCGAGCACGAACAGGGCGTTATCCGCGATGTACTCGAACAGCGTTTCCGTCTTCGCGAAGAACAGCGGCAGGTAGTACTCGATGCCGCCGGGCGTCACGCCTTCCTTCATGTCCTGGTAGAGCGGGCAGCGGCGCACATCGATCGGGAAGCGATCACGCAGCGCCGTGCGGAAGGCCTTGGCGGCCTCATCCGTCACCGGGAATTCGCGGGCGGGCAGCAGGTCGACACCTTCCACCTGGTGCTGCGAGCGCTGCGTCTCGGTATCGAACGTGCGGATCGATTCGATCTCGTCATCGAACAGTTCGATGCGGTACGGCTCGCTCGCACCCATGGCGTAGATATCGATCAGCGCACCGCGCACTGCGAAATCACCCGGCTCGGCCACTTGCGGCACGTTGCGGTAACCCGCCGCCTCGAGGCGGCGCTGCTCGGCGCTGATATCCAGCTTCTGGCCCTTGCGCAGCACCAGGCCCGAACCGGTGATGTGCGTGCGCGGCGCGATACGCTGCATGAGCGTGGCAACCGGAACGACCAGGACACCGCGTTTGACCGCCGGCAGGCGGTACAGCGTGGCGATGCGCTGCGAGACCACTTCCGGGTGCGGGCTGAACACGTCGTAGGGCAGCGTTTCCCAGTCCGGGAAATGCAGCACGGGGAGCTCGCCGGCGAAGACGCCCAGTTCGCTTTCGAGGTTATCCGCGCTGCGCGTATCGCGCACCACGACCACCAGCAGGCCATCGTGCGCGCGGGCCGCCTCCGCCACTTCCAGGGCCCAGGACGAGCCATGGGGCACGGCCCAATAGCGGCGGGTCTTGGCGTTGGCGGGCAGGGGCGGGCGGGGCAGGGCTACGGGCATCGGTTCGGGGCGTCTTCAAACAGATAAGTCGACCATTGTACAGGCCGCCGCGTCAGCGCTTTGTAGGCTTGTCGCCCGTCAGTCCGCGTAATCAGGCTCGAAGAAGCTCCAGCGCACATCCTTGAAGCGGGCCTTGAAATCGGCCTCGACGATGTTGATGGCCTCGATCATGGCCCGGGGCGTGGGCGTGGGGGCCATCTTCGCCTTGATCGCCACCATGACATCGGGGCCCATCTGCAGGGTCAGCAGGTTGTAGACCTGGTCGACCTCCGCGCGTGCCTCGAGGAACGCCACCATCTCGGCACGGCGCTTGGGCTCGACGCCCTGGCCGATCAGCAGCGCCTTGACCTCGCGGGCCACGGCCACGGCCACGACGATCAGCAGCACGCCAATGCAGATGGTGCCGATGGCATCGAAGATGAGGTTGCCGGTGATCATGGTCAGCACCACGGCAGCCAGGGCCAGGCACAGGCCGATCAACGCGGCGAGGTCTTCACCGAAGATCACCAGCAGTTCGCTGGCGCGCGTTTCGCGGAACCACTGCCACAGCGGCTGGTCGCCGCGGGCCTTGTTCACTTCCTGCATGCAGCCATGCATCGACACGCCTTCGGTGGCGATCGAGAATACAAGCACGCCCACGGCCAGCCATGGCCAGCTCAGCGGTTCGGCGTGGGTCAGCTTGTGCACGCCCTCGTACACCGAGAACATGCCGCCCACGCTAAACAGCAGGATGGCGACGAGGAACGACCAGAAGTACAGGGCACGGCCCCATCCCAACGGATAGTCCGGGGAGGGCGGCCGCTTGGCCTGGCGCATGCCCAGCAGGAGCAGCCCCTGGTTGCCGCAATCGGCCAGCGAGTGCACCGCTTCGGCCATCATGGCGCCGGACCCTGTAAAAAGGGCGGCGACCAGCTTGGCGACGAAGATGGCGAAGTTGGCACCGAGCGCGAGGAAGATCGCGCGCTTTGAATCAGCGTGGCCCGACATGTGGTTCCCTGTCCCTGAAAGATCGCAAGATCTTACCGGATGACGCCGACGCCCACACCGAAGCTGACGTTTGGATGGCCGCCCTGCATTTCCTTGGCCGTCCAGACGTGCGACTGGTTCACCGACACCAGCGGGAAGGTGTAACTGGCCTGGCCGACGTTGCCCGTGCGCGTGCCGTTGAGGCGACCGGCAAAGGTCACGAGGCCACCGGCCGGGAAGTCGAGGCTTTCCACATAACCGGGCATGGCGGCGATGAAGCGGCCGCTGCCGGTGTCATCCGCCTTGGGGCGCTGCGAGCTGTCCAGGGGATAAGCCAGGACCTCGACTTCGCTGTGGTCGGCGTAGTTCTTGACCTGCACGATGCGGCCACCCCAGATCACATCGGAACTGCCATAGCGCTCCGGCTCACGGGATACCTGCGCCGGCGGTACGGCTACCGTGTTCGGCGTGGCCTTGTAGATGGGCGCCGGTGCACAGCCGCCAAGGGCGAGCGTGAGCAGGGCAGCAGGGACAGCGAGGCGGACGGTGGACGGGCGCATGGGTCGGCTCCTGGCGTGTGACCTGACTTTAGCGCCTTGGTACTGAACGTGGTGGATGCGCCACGTGTAGAGGCGCCGGATCCTTGCCTTCCTCTACCAGCCAGGTCAGCCGGTATTCGGCTTCGCCGGGCTGGCCGAGCAGCTTTGGCAACACTTTCAGGCTATCGCGCAGGGCTTCATCGAGCTTCCACGGCGCGTTCACGATTACCATCCCCGTGCCATTGAGGCGCAGCGGGGACTCATCCTTGTGCAGCAGCAGTTCGGCCATGAGCACGCGCTTGGCGCCGCTCTTGGTGGCCAGCCAGCGGTGGAACGGCTGCACGTGGCTGCGTAGCTTGATCGGGTACCACACGGCAAACATGCCGGTGGGCCACTTTTCCATGGCGGCCTTCAGCGCCTTTTCGATGACGCGGAACTCGGCATCCTGCTGTTCGAACGGTGGGTCGATGAGTACGACGCCGCGTTTTTCCTTCGGGGGCACCAGGGCCTTCATGGCCTCGTAGCCATCGCGGTTGTGCACGTGCACGCGGCCGTCGTGATGGAACAACTGGCGCAGGTTGCCCGCTTCTTCGCTATGCAGCTCGCAAAGCTGCGCCGTGTCGTTCTCGCGCATGAGGTGCGCGGCGATCCACGGCGAGCCCGGGTAGTAACGGATGTCGTCGCCTTCGTTGCAGGCGCGCACGGTCTCGAGCCATTTCCAGAGCAGCGGCGGCAGGCCGGTGGCTGCCTTCAGCTGGGCGACGCCCTCGTCGGCCTCACCGGTCTTGCGGGCCTGCATGCCACGCAGGTCGTAACGGCCGCTGCCGGCGTGGGTGTCGATGTAGCAGAAGGGGGTGGCCTTCTGCTTCAGCGCATCGATAAGGGCCACGAGCACCATGTGCTTCATGACATCGGCAAAGTTGCCGGCGTGGTAGGCGTGGCGATAGTTCATGCGGCCAAGTATAGCCGCTCGGCCCCGCAGCCCGGTTGGGCGGCCGGGGGCCGCTGCGTCTGTAGGAGGCTTAATAGGCCAGCGTGATCCGCTTGCGGGCGGCGTCGCCTTTTTCCAGCCGGTCGAGCAGGCCGATGGCGTAATCCGCCTGCGAGATGTGGCTGTTGCCCTGGGCATCGACCAGCAACTGGTCGCCGCCGATGCGGTATTTGCCCGTGCGCTCGCCGGGCTCGATGTGTGCGGCTGGACTGATGAAGGTCCAGTCGATGTTCGCCTTGCTGGCGCGGAACACCTCCAGCGCCTTGACCATGCCCATGGCCGAGGGCTTCCATGCGGGCGGGAAGTTCGGGTCGTCGATCACGCGCACGCCCGGTGCCACTTCCAGGGAACCGGCGCCACCCACCCAGGCGAAGCGCTTTACGCCGGCCTTCGCGAGGGTATCGAGCAGCACCTCGGCCTGCTTCGGCACGTTGTCCGGGTTGGGATCGTTGACGCTGGCGATAGCGGCCTCGGCGCCCGCGAGCGCGGCCTCGTAGCTCGCCGGAGTGAGCAGGTCGCCCTTGGCCACCTTCAGATGGGGGTTCTGCACGGTCAGCTTGGCGGGGTCGCGGACGATGGCCGTGACGTGGTGACCACGGTCCAGGGCCTCCTGCAGGATGACCTTGCCGATGTTGCCGGTGGCGCCGAAGAGCACGATGTTCATGGAGGGTCCTTGCGATGGGAAGGGAGCTGGCCGTTAGCATGCGCCTCTCATCGTTTCGCAAAAACACCTTATTTCGCAATTCATCGTAAAGTATGACTTTACGATTGCCGGGTGCCCCCATGGCTAATGACATCAACCTCAATCGCCTGGCGGTGTTCGTCACCCTGATCCGCGCCGGGTCGTTCACGGCGGCCGCCGAGCAACTGGGCACCACCAAGGCCATGGTCAGCCAGCACCTGGCGAAGCTGGAGGAGGAGTTGGGTATGACCCTGGTCCTGCGCAGCACGCGGAAAATGTCGCTCACGGATGCCGGTGAGCGGTTCTACGAGGATTGCGCCAGGGTGGTGGCCGATGCCGAGGCGGCGATCACGCGCCTGGGCGAATGCCGCGACACGCCGATGGGGACCCTGCGTATCGCCGCGGCCGGCGACCATGGCCCCTTTATCGTGGCCCCCGCCCTGGCCGAGTACGTGCGCCGTTACCCGCAGGTCCGGCCGGAACTGGTGGTGAGCGACACCATCGTCGACCTGATCGCTGAACGGTTCGATGTGGCGATCCGCATCGGCTGGCTGCGTGATTCGTCACTGCGTTCGGCGAAGCTGGCCGATGTGCGGCAATGTCTGGTTGCTACGCCGGCGTACCTTGCCGAGCACGGGGTGCCTGCCACCCCCGAAGCGCTCGCGAAGCACCGTTGGGTCGCCCTTACGGTGCTGCCGTCACCGACCCGATGGACCTTCACCGATGCGGCCGGTGAAGCGAAGGCAGTGCAGGTGGACCCGGTGGCCAGCGCGAACAGCACGCTGGCCGTGCATGCGCTGGTAATGGCCGGTGTCGGCATCGCCGTGCTGCCGGATTACGTCGCCCACGACGACCTGGTGGCGGGGCGGCTTGTCGCGTTGCTGCCTGGCCAGCAACTACCCACTGGCGGTGTCTATGCCGTGTACGCCGGCCAGCCCACCGTGAAAGTGCGCTCCTTCATCGATCTGCTGAAGGAGCGCATGGGCGTGCCGTGAGGCGCGCGGGTTACATCACATCCTTGCCCAGGCGCAGGTTGATGCCCAGCTGGGTGGCGAGTACGCGCATCTGCTCATCGTCGCGCGACGAGGTGATCCAGCCGGCGTAGACATCGTCCTCATCGGCTTCGCGCGACCACAGCGTGTAGCCACGCTCGTTCAGCGAATCGAACGCGCGCGAGAAGATCTCGGGCCCGTCGACCTCTTCGTGGAACTCGTCGTCATCGGGGTCGCCACCCCAGTCGATCTCGACCCCGCTCCAGCGCGATACCAGCTCGTTGATCGCTTCGATCAGCGCGCGGGTGTCGTCAGCATCCACCTCGAAGCCCGAGCGCCAGTCGATGACTTTCGCCACGATGGCCATGGGGTCGTCTTCACCTTCCTCTTCGACGTCATCGCGGTATGCGGTGAACTGCTGCATCGCGGCGTCTTCGTCGCCGGGATTGATCAGGAGCAGAAGGTGCCAGACCTGCGATTCGACGCTGTCTTCTTCCTCGTCGTCGTGCTCGCGTTCGTACTCGTAATCGTCGTCGTAATCGCTCATGGGGATAGGCCTCGTGCGTAGGCGTGAATGATGACATAGGGCCGGCGTCGCCGTTTTGGCGAAGTGTGTTGAGTTGACAAATGCACGACGCGGTGCAACAAATGGCAGGCGGCCAACCGTTCCATGGCCGCGGCCCACTGCCATCCGCCGCCTTCGGGCGGCAACAGCCAGGCGAAACAACCTCCCAGTGAACACACACAACCACCACACGCCCAACCTCCCGAACATGTCCGCGGCCATGCCGCGATGTTTCGTGGTGCGCGCGTGTTGTTGTTGCCTGGGCTGATCCTGGCGCCATCTCCACGCTTGTAGCGCGCTGACGAAGTAAAGACCGCGGGTTCGCCCGCGGCCTACGTCGCCGTCCCTGCCGTCCATCCTTTTGTCACCCTGGTGTCGCTCACGCGCCGCCACGGGCGCTCGTTGCTTATTTTCATCCCCAGGGGAATTGCACCTCATGTCTTACCGTTCCATGCGCCGTCGCGCGCCGTTGTTCATCGCCGTGTCGTTGGCCCTTGCGGGCACTGCGCAGGCCCAGGACGCCGCCAAGGCCAGCAATCTCGATACCGTGATCGTCACCGGCACGCGCAGTACCGAACGCACCGTCTCCAGCTCGCTGCAGCCGATCGATGTGATCACGCCGCAGCAGCTCCAACAGACCGGCGCCACCCAGCTCACGGCGGCGCTGGCGCGGCTGGTGCCATCCTTGAACTTCCCGCAGCCCACTACGATCAGCGGTGCCGAAGTGGCACGGCCCGTCACGCTGCGTGGGCTCAGTCCGGACCAGGTGCTGGTGCTGATCGATGGCAAACGCCAGCACGCCGGCGCCTTCCTGAACCTTGGAGGTGCGATCGGCCGCGGATCGAATCCGGTGGACCTGAATGCGATTCCCATCGCCGCGATCGAGCGGATCGAGGTGCTGCGCGATGGCCAGTCGGCACGCTATGGCTCGGATGCGATCGGCGGCGTCATCAACGTCATCCTGAAGAAGGGCGGCGAGGGCGGCCAGGTCACCGCGAAGTTCGGTGGCTACGATGCGGGTGACGGCCTGCAACGCCAGCTCAGCGCCGATACCGGCTTCAAGCTGGGCGACAAGGGCTCGATCCACGTGGCGATCGATACCCAGAACAACGACGGGACCAACCGCGCGGGCCGCGACTACGGCAGCTCGGCCGTGGGCACGACCTACGGCAAGAAGGTGTACTGGCTGGGTGACCCGGCCGTGCAGTCGAACAAGGTATCGCTCACCGGCCAGTACGAGTTCAGCAAGGCGGCCGAGGTGTACTTCACGGCCATCTACCGCCGCGACCGCGATGAAACGGCCAGCCTGTACCGGCACCGCGGCGACTCCACCAACGTGCCGGCGATTTACCCGCAAGGCTATTTGCCGATCAGCATCCCGATCGTGAGCGATACCACGCTCACGGCCGGCCTGCGCGGCGAGCTGGGCGATGGCTGGCATTACGACGTCTCCGCCACGCACGGCTCCAATGAGTACGACCAGCGCAGCCACTCGATCAATGCCGACTGGTATAAGGCATATGGCTACACACCGTTCTTCATCCAGGGCGCGGATTACAAGACCCAGCAGCAGACGGGCAACGTGGATATCAGCAAGGAGTTCACGCCGAGCTGGCTGCCGAACTCGGTGAGCGTGTCGTTCGGCCTGGAATACCTGCGCCAGGCGTACAAGGTGACCCCGGGTGATGCGGTGTCGCAGTACGGCGCCAATGGCGGCATCACCGGTGACCTGCAGGGCAACTGGCAGCGCCACGATGTCTCCGAGTACATCGACCTGGAAACCAATCTCACCGATCGTTTCGCGGTGTCGCTCGCGGGCCGCCATGAGCACTACAGCGATTTCGGCGGCACCACGTCGGGCTCGCTGTCCGGCCGCTTCGACTTCACCCCGCGCTTCGCCGTGCGTGGCAGCGTGGGTACCGGCTTCCGCGCACCCACGCTGGTGCAGCAGCACTACGCGGACATTTCCTCGCAGCTGCAGGACCTGGGCCAGGGCCAGGTCCTGGTGCAGTCGGGCACCTTCCCGGTGGATGCGGCGGCGGCCTCGCTGCTGGGCGCGGAGAAGCTGAAGCCGGAGAAATCGCGCAGCGCCACGCTGGGCCTGGTGGCGGAGCCGCTCACTGGCTGGAACGTGAGCGTGGACGTGTACTGGATCAAGATCACCAACCGCATCAACCTGTCGTCGAACATCCCGGTCAATACCCCGGCGGTGAACGCCTACCTCGCCGCGAACGGCGTGGATGCGAACTACCAGTCCATCCGCTACTTCACCAATGCCGTGGATACGCGCACGCGGGGTATCGACTTCGTCAGCCAGTACGGCTTCGATTTCGCCAATGGCGATCGCCTGAATACGACGCTCGGCTGGGCGTACAACGAAAACGAAGTGACGAAGGTGAAGCCCAACCCGGCCATCCTCGATGAGCTGGGTGTCGCCGTGCAGCGCGTGGAGCGCCGCGAGCGGCTGGGCCTGCTGGGCGATACGAACCCGCGTACCAAGCTGGATGTGGGCTTTGATTACCTGCACGGGCGCTGGGGCGGCCACGCCAACGTGCAGCGTTACGGCAGCTACACCGTTTACAGCAACAGCGGCGCGGCGCTCGACCAGAACTTCGACCACCGCTGGACGCTGGACCTTTCCGCGGATTACACGCTGGATAGCTGGACGTTCACGGCGGGCGCCGACAATGTGACCAACGCGCGACCGGAGCAGGTGAAGTACGCCAACTCCACCAATGGTAACTTCAAGTACAGCCTGTTCTCGCCACTGAGCTGGAACGGCCGTTACTACTACGCCAGCGTGACCTACCGTTGGAAGTGATAAGCATGCGTGTACTTTTAACTTCGTTTGTTCTCGCCGTCGCCGCCGGCGCAGTCGCTGCGCAGGAGGCTCCGCTGGTGGGCTTTGGCCCATCCGCCGCCGCTGCGGAACGCGGTATCGAGCAGCGCGTGGACGGCACCATCGCCAAAGCCGATCTGGATGGGTGGCTCAAACAGCTGACCTCCGCGCCCAACCATGTCGGCTCGCCGCACAACAAGGCGAATGCTGACTTCATCGCGGCCAGCCTGCGTAGCTGGGGCTGGGATGTGAAGGTGGAGCCGGTGCGTGTGCTTGTGGCGTATCCGACGACGCAGAAGCTGTCGCTGGTCGGCGGCGATCATTATGCCGCCGACTTCACGGAGCCTGAGGTGGCGGGCGATCCCGACACGGCCCATCGTGCAGGCGTCCTGCCTGGCATGGAGTCGTACAGCCCCGATGGCCGCGTCGATGCGCCGCTGGTGTTCGTCAACGAGGGGCTTGCACGGGACTACGATGAGCTCGATCGCCTTGGTGAATCGGTAAAGGGCAAAGTGGTCCTGGTGAAATCCAGCGGGGCCGGCCGTTGGGTGAAACCCCGCCTGGCCCAGCAGCACGGTGCCGTCGGTGTGGTGATCTATTCCGATCCCGAGGCCGACGGTTTCCCGAAGGGCGATGTGTACCCCACGGGTGCCTGGCGCACGGATCGCACCGTGCAACGTGGCACGCTGGGGATCGATAGCGTGCTGGATGCCAAGGGGGCGAAGACCCTGCAAACGGAACACCACACGGCCGATCTGTCGATCCCGGTAGTCACGATCGGCTACGGCGACGCGGCGCATTTCCTGAGTGCGCTGGGCGGCAAGGCCGTACCGTTGCGGTGGCAGGGTGGTTTGCCGCTCACGTATCACGTCGGCGGCGATGCACCGGTGCACCTCGAAGTCGCTTCGCCGTGGGAATGGCGCACCCTCTACAACGTGGT
Above is a genomic segment from Luteibacter aegosomatissinici containing:
- a CDS encoding NAD(P)-dependent oxidoreductase, which encodes MNIVLFGATGNIGKVILQEALDRGHHVTAIVRDPAKLTVQNPHLKVAKGDLLTPASYEAALAGAEAAIASVNDPNPDNVPKQAEVLLDTLAKAGVKRFAWVGGAGSLEVAPGVRVIDDPNFPPAWKPSAMGMVKALEVFRASKANIDWTFISPAAHIEPGERTGKYRIGGDQLLVDAQGNSHISQADYAIGLLDRLEKGDAARKRITLAY
- a CDS encoding LysR family transcriptional regulator, yielding MANDINLNRLAVFVTLIRAGSFTAAAEQLGTTKAMVSQHLAKLEEELGMTLVLRSTRKMSLTDAGERFYEDCARVVADAEAAITRLGECRDTPMGTLRIAAAGDHGPFIVAPALAEYVRRYPQVRPELVVSDTIVDLIAERFDVAIRIGWLRDSSLRSAKLADVRQCLVATPAYLAEHGVPATPEALAKHRWVALTVLPSPTRWTFTDAAGEAKAVQVDPVASANSTLAVHALVMAGVGIAVLPDYVAHDDLVAGRLVALLPGQQLPTGGVYAVYAGQPTVKVRSFIDLLKERMGVP
- a CDS encoding DUF6630 family protein; this translates as MSDYDDDYEYEREHDDEEEDSVESQVWHLLLLINPGDEDAAMQQFTAYRDDVEEEGEDDPMAIVAKVIDWRSGFEVDADDTRALIEAINELVSRWSGVEIDWGGDPDDDEFHEEVDGPEIFSRAFDSLNERGYTLWSREADEDDVYAGWITSSRDDEQMRVLATQLGINLRLGKDVM
- a CDS encoding TonB-dependent receptor plug domain-containing protein, whose product is MSYRSMRRRAPLFIAVSLALAGTAQAQDAAKASNLDTVIVTGTRSTERTVSSSLQPIDVITPQQLQQTGATQLTAALARLVPSLNFPQPTTISGAEVARPVTLRGLSPDQVLVLIDGKRQHAGAFLNLGGAIGRGSNPVDLNAIPIAAIERIEVLRDGQSARYGSDAIGGVINVILKKGGEGGQVTAKFGGYDAGDGLQRQLSADTGFKLGDKGSIHVAIDTQNNDGTNRAGRDYGSSAVGTTYGKKVYWLGDPAVQSNKVSLTGQYEFSKAAEVYFTAIYRRDRDETASLYRHRGDSTNVPAIYPQGYLPISIPIVSDTTLTAGLRGELGDGWHYDVSATHGSNEYDQRSHSINADWYKAYGYTPFFIQGADYKTQQQTGNVDISKEFTPSWLPNSVSVSFGLEYLRQAYKVTPGDAVSQYGANGGITGDLQGNWQRHDVSEYIDLETNLTDRFAVSLAGRHEHYSDFGGTTSGSLSGRFDFTPRFAVRGSVGTGFRAPTLVQQHYADISSQLQDLGQGQVLVQSGTFPVDAAAASLLGAEKLKPEKSRSATLGLVAEPLTGWNVSVDVYWIKITNRINLSSNIPVNTPAVNAYLAANGVDANYQSIRYFTNAVDTRTRGIDFVSQYGFDFANGDRLNTTLGWAYNENEVTKVKPNPAILDELGVAVQRVERRERLGLLGDTNPRTKLDVGFDYLHGRWGGHANVQRYGSYTVYSNSGAALDQNFDHRWTLDLSADYTLDSWTFTAGADNVTNARPEQVKYANSTNGNFKYSLFSPLSWNGRYYYASVTYRWK